The genomic region AGGATAATCTGTGGTTTTAACTTGAATATGCATGCAGCATCATAGTTTAAGAGCACGAGCATCTGGCTGAAAGGCCCCAGCTTCAAGTCAACATAGACATGATCTCTCTGGGAGGGCTTCTCTCTGCAAACTGCCCTCTTTTGGCATGTGTTTCCTCCCAGTCCTGTATAAGATATCAGAGCTAATATTGGCTTGCTTTACAGAGCCATCGTAAATATTACTGAGAGAATGAGCAGGGGCTAAAACTCCACGATAGGAATGTGTGCAAAGTATGTATGGTCCCAGGCACCTTCAGTTAAAAGCATCTCAGATAACTGaactgggaaagacctttctgtgCCTGAAATCCTGGTGGGTTACTGCCAATCAAAGGAGACAGTGCTCAGGAGTACTGGGGACCAATGGCTTAACAGCTTTAAAGTGATTCTAAAATTAAGGCACCTTGGCTTTTAGTGTCAGGACTAGCTCTTCCAATGAGCCTTTGTGAGCTGGGGCTATGGTTTGGTGTTCAGTTTACTCAGCAATTTGAGGCTTCTGAGATTTCACTAGATGTTGCTCCCATTCTTTCTAGCTCTGCTTTTTTGACTTAAAAACTAATATGggacagtgtattgtcaaaggctttcatgaccagaatcactggggtgttgtggtgttttcgggctgtatagccgtgttccagtagcattttctcctgatgtttcccctacatctgcggctggcatcttcagatgcaggcgaaatatcaggagaaagtTCTATGggaacatggccaaacagcctggaaaccccacaaaacCCCACTAATATgggacagtatttttaaaaaatgaagttgaGAGACTGTGGAATTCTGCACTTCAAAACGCAGCTGCATTAAAACATGATTTGAGCTTCATTGATGTCAGACTTTTGATGGAATAGAAAGAGGATGTAGTATTGGTGAAATGTCTTGAACCTCTGGCATagaggggagaaaatggcttttcTATGGCCTAGATAAAAGGGACCATAGTGTCACAGGTAAAGGAAATTGTCATATTTTTGCTGTGGCGGATCGGCCTAGAGCAGGCATCATATTTGCACCCTGGTGTATTTATGGGAACAGGTCATTTGTAAGAGTGAAAAACATGTTTCTGATTTGGGAAGTCCTGGGTTCAGATCATAACTGTTGTGAAGTTCCCAGAGGCAAGCAAAACTCAGCTGTCTATATTAATATTAGCATACCTTACAAGGTAATTGTAAGACAGATTTGGTGGGGACGGTGGAAAGTGTTGCCAAGTCACAGCGGGCTTAATGGTGACTCcttcgggttttcaaggcaagagacttcagaagcGGCTTGCCTGCCtgcacatcacaaccctggtgttccttggaggtctcccatccaaatcccagtgtgtgtgacaggcccaaagtcacccagcaagcttccatagcatgagtggggatttgaacctgggtatcccagatcctagtcactccagatgttatggccatgctggcaggggctgatgggaattgtagtccataacatctggagttccaaaggtttgccaccactgtctctCTCAGAGTGATTTAGATGCCCATATTTTAGAAGACCATGGGGATAAAGTGGAGCTCTGAAAGGTGCAATCTGGTCCTGCAgcctctttttctgtttctcattgCTGCTCCCTTCACCCCTCTTTCAGATTACGTCTACTTTGAGAATTCCTCTAGTAACCCCTACCTCGTACGCCGCATTGAGGAGCTCAACAAGGTAAGGGTAGTCCTGGGCATGGGTAGGGGGCTAAACTCTGTCCTGTGGAGAGCGGGAGTTACTGGACTCATTGTGGCCTGAGAAGCTGGGATCCATGTGGGTGAAGTGAGAAACTGTTGTGTGATAGAGGCAGTTTAGGTGAGCTGCAGGTCTTGAACCCATAGCTGCCGCCCAGCAGCGAGCCTGTCTGTCCATCAACATCATtgtccctcctctttcccccacagACAGCCAATGGCAATGTGGAGGCCAAGGTGGTTTGTCTGTTTCGACGGCGCGATATCTCCAGTAGCCTCAACAGTCTGGCTGACAGCAATGCCCGTGAGTAGTGGAGGGATCAGGCTATGATTCTGAGAAGTAGACAAGAGTTCTGTTCAAGTCTGGCGGTTACAAAGGATGAAATCACCTTTTTGCGCCGGTGGGGTGTTTGTTTCCCAGCAGGCCTGGGAATGGGTGGTTTGGCAGCCTATCTGGTGACTCCAGCTTTGTGAAAGAAGGCGGGGAGAAGAGAGCAGGCAGAGGGGGCGGAGCAGATGGACTGTTGCCCTCAGGTTATAGTGATGGGAGGAGGGATTCCACTTAGAAAAGAGAGCAGCAAAGGAGTAGGTGAAAGGCTACCCCACCCTCTGCCTGGAGCACCAGACTCCTGAGAGCCAAGGCTGGCTGTGTTCTGCCCAAGCAGAGGTTGTGGGCACCTGGCTCAGAAACTGCCTTGCTTGCAAGTTCTGTGGGGTCTCGTTTTGATGTGCCCTTAGTTACTGTTTTCCGTCGGGGTGAAGAGAGCTAAGCATTTCTCTTTCATGCTCAGAACTTAATGGACAGGAGCAATGCTGTATGTGAAGAAACAGCTGACCGGTTTTAAACTTTGGCCGATGTTGAatggtattggggtgggggattcaGGAATGGTACAGCAAGAAGAGCTGTGACTGTGGAGAGTGGCATGTACATAATTCAAGCTGAGAGAGAGTAATGCTGCTGCAGAGCACCTGGTCTCTGGCCTTTGGCAGGCATTGACGTCTCTGACTCCTTAGTACTACAGGAGAGTCCTCAGCCACTCAAGGGTTAACAGGAAAGGGATagtagctgggggaggggaaggggcatgCGTGACTCTGCATGGGGTTTCCTGGCCTCTTGAGCAGGGGCTGTGACCTTGACTGTGCCCAATCAGACCCAGCCGGGTTCTTTAACCCACCCATCTGAGGCAAAGTGTTTCCTGAGCTACAAAGCAGCTCTCATGCCTCCAGTCCCCACCCCCCTGGGACATTGCCAAGTTCTTGAAGCAGATGCCGGGGGATGGGAGAACAATGTGCGtcttggtggctgctgctgctgccctgcttCCGGGATGGTGGGTGACTGCCTGACAGTCTTGTGTCCCTGCTGTGGAGAGGGAGAGCAGAAGTGATAACCCTTTGCAGCAATCTCTGTCAATTGGAAATTAACCCCATTCAGTATTCTGGATGGAAAGGGAAGGTGAAGTGATCATGGGCTCGGTGCATCTTCCCTCTGAGGACAGGCTAAAGCATTTAGGGCATTTTagttcaggggagggtgggggaagagtgctagtgaggaagggaatgtgatcgGTGTTACAAACTGTGTTGGGTTGGTAGGACACTTTTCTGCTCATATTTCTAAAACTCCGTACCCTTCAATGAAGCTGACTGGCTGAACAGTCCGCTTAGGAAAAGGAAGTGCTCCTTCAGACAGTGCATACACAACGCATGCAATTCACTGCCACCTGAGCTGGCGATCGCGAGTTGCGAGCATAACATTAAAAGAAGTTAGAGACTCACAATAGCTCTATCCTAGGCATTAACTGCGGgaactaaaaggaacctccatgttctgAGGCAGTATAGCTTAAAATTCTAGGTGGATCATCCCCCTTCCTACCCTGCTTGTCTCTGGATGCACATAGCTTCTGTTGGAGACTGTTGCTGGGGTGTGAGTGCAATCCATGACAAGGCAGAGGGATGTGATCTTTCAGGCCCCAGATGACATGGCGTGCCTAAAAAtgagtaggggtgggggagagatgcaCACTTATCCTCCTctaccttcccctgcccaggAGAATTTGAAGAAGAATCCAAACAGCCTTCGGTGTCAGAGCAGCAGCGGCACCAGCTGAAGCACCGGGAGCTTTTCTTATCCCGGCAGTTCGAGTCCCTGCCTGCTACCCACATACGGTACGGAGAGGCGGGTGGGGGTTGGGTTCCGTCTTGGGTTCCCTTGGCACTTGTGCAGCCCAGGAGAAGCGAGGCCTGCTCTTTTAGGGCCATCTGAGCCAGCCTGCCTTTGAGCTCAGCAGTACCTGAGAGGCCCAGGAGTATGATGCAagttcttccccttctcccttgcAGGGGGAAGTGCAGCGTTACCCTGCTTAATGAGACAGACGTCCTCAGCCAGTACCTGGACAAAGAGGTGAGATAACAAGGGAAAGGTGAGATAACAAGGAACTTCCATGACTAACTCTGGGCTCCTGAAGTCCTGAGCATGAGATACACTGGTTTGGACCCCATCAACCAAACAGAGGATGAGGCATTTCCTGTCGTGGTTGTTTTGCTCAAGAAATGGCTGAGGATATCATGGCAAATGTTATTAATGCTTTAGACTAATCCTCCATGGAGCAAGGGGTTGgaacctgtatggccccttccagctacATGATTCTAATACTTCCAACCTCTCTTTTCTCCTTAGGATTGTTTCTTCTATTCCCTGGTGTTTGACCCtgttcagaagactctcctggcTGACCAGGGTGAAATCCGAGTAGGCTGCAAGTACCAGGCAGAAATTCCTGACCGGCTGGCAGAAGGTGAGCAGGGGGCTTGTCGCCATCCCAAACATATTTCCCTTGCCAGGCTTCAAGAGGGAGTGCAGCGGCCCAGTTATGCTGACAGTTCCTCTCCGGTTTCTCCCCCAGGAGAGTCCGATAACCGGAATCAGCAGAAGATGGAGATGAAGGTTTGGGACCCTGACAACCCCCTAACGGACCGCCAGATCGACCAGTTCCTCGTGGTGGCTCggtgagatccagcagggggGCGGTCTGACTTTTCTTGCCGGGTCGACTCTGACCCCAGCGGGTCGTTAACCTCCTCTCATCTGTCTTTCGTGCCAGGGCCGTTGGTACTTTTGCGCGAGCCCTTGACTGCAGCAGCTCCATCCGGCAACCCAGCCTTCACATGAGCGCAGCGGCTGCCTCCCGGGATATCACGCTGGTAAGGAGCAGAGAAAACATCGGCCACTGGGGAGGCGGGGTAGTGTGAAGCAAACCTGTATATGTTGAATTAATAGATAATCGTTGAACAAAGAGAGAAAGACTGTGAACGGGGATTTAATTCCAGGCATCCTCAGTCCAGCCTTGCATTGGTTTTCAAGGTGGTGGTGAttgttgttaattaattaattaaacttttataccacccacccccggagggctcggagcggtgtacaacataaacaacataacatcACTGAACAAGTAGAGCACTCTCGTAATTTAAGTCTAAATATAGTATAAGTATGGACTCTATAACGTTAAAATaatgaagaccatttaaaatacagcgcaCAAAATGTACCGTCCAGACAATttaaaaagcccctcttgagagggagacagaagggcCCATAGGTGTAATAAGGGCCACACAAGTTGAaagagggcaggagggagggggcgccatcagcgaccagcttctccaaaggcctggtggaacagctcgatcttacaagccctgcggaactgagctgttccaccaggcctttggagaagctggtCGCTAatggcgccccctccctccctccctctttcaacTTGTATGGCCCTTATTACACCTATGGGCCCTATCTGCTGTTCGTCATTATTTGTTCTGCTGCTCAAGGAATGATGACAGGTTGAGTACAGACCACAGAATCTGTGTCCTAGCCTCTGGGTTCTGTCAGCCATTCTCCCGGCTTTTGAGGCTTTGTTAGGCGTTGGCTACATGCTTCCAAGCATCTGTTTTACAGCCTTGAGGCCCCAATTGTGCATTATTTTTATGAGACTAAAGACTTAAATTCAGGCATTGGCACCAAACTGTGGTTTGCACTGACTGTAGTTTAGAACCCAGCCTGGTGTGAACTTCCAGAGGTTGAGGCAACCTACAGCAGCTTGTAGAGGCCCAAAGGTGAGCATAATGGCTTGAGAAGTTAGGCATGATGCCAAAATCATAGTTAAGTTCTTAGTTCGGCATGACAGAGCCAGCATAAGGTCGTGTTTAAGTGTgccagaccctaatctggagaaccaagtttgattccacactcctccacacggAGCCTGctagaccagtcacagttctctcagacctccaTCAGTCCATGTGAAggcagaggcaatggcaaaccacctctgaacatctcttgccttgaaaacccaacgggGTCGccgttaagtcagctgtgactcgatggcacttcATACGCACAGTTTGGCGTGATATCAGCATGGAATCTGAGAGTATCAGGATGTAGTATTGGACACAGCTCCCAGGTGACAGGCACACACCTTTTATTGTGGGTTTGCCATTCTGCAGTTCAATAAGTTCGTAAAGGTCAGTTTTCCCCCCATCCTTACTCTTCTCACACTTCACCCCTTTGTCCGGGCAGTTCCACGCAATGGATACACTGCAGCGGAATGGGTACGATCTGGCTAAAGCCATGTCTACGCTGGTACCCCAGGGAGGCCCTGTACTATGCAGGGATGAGATGGAGGAATGGTCAGCTTCAGAAGCGATGCTCTTTGAGGAAGCCCTGGAGAAATACGGCAAAGACTTCAACGACATCCGGCAGGACTTTGTGAGTGGGGTTGCGGGTCCGGTGAAGCCTTGGGCGTGGCTGAGTCCCCTCCTTGCCCGAAGAGCCTCATTTTTGTATGGGGCTAGTTGGAAATGAGGAGGCGGGACTTCCGAGCTTAGTGGTTGGTCCCACTTCTCAGGAGTGAAACCGTTGTGGGGATCTGGGGTGCACGTTTGACGTTCTGCTGGGTTTTTTGCAATGCTGATTTGGATGGGCTGAATCTGTGCATGCTCTTGAAGGTTTGTGTCCCTTGCAGCTGCCATGGAAATCCCTGGCTAGCATTGTGCAGTTCTACTACATGTGGAAAACCACGGACCGATACATCCAGCAGGTGGGTAGGCCgatttcttggggggtggggtgttccaCAGGGTGAAATGACTATTTCCCCATTCCGTTTGCAAGTAGCTTCATTGCTCTGGAGGTGGCTCTGCTCCCTCCCTATAAAACACTTCTATACCTTCCCTTTCTTTGCAGAAAAGGTTGAAAGCAGCTGAAGCCGATAGCAAGCTGAAGCAGGTGTACATCCCCACGTAGTGAGTATCCCTTCCTCTCTGTGTTGGTGGGAGAGAAGCACGTAAGCTGCATGCCCAGGCTTTCAACctcattgccttcccctgtctAGCACGAAACCCAATCCGAACCAAATCATCTCAGTGGGCTCCAAGCCTGGCATGAACGGAGCTGGCTTCCAGAAGGGGCTGACCTGTGAGAGCTGCCACAGTGAGTACCAGTCTGGGACTGAAGGGGCAGGGGGTCATGCCTCTGCCATAAGGGAGCAGGAGATGGGCAGGCCTGACATTCTGGCTCTCACAGCTTTGCTCTTTCAGTCCTGATGCTGAGACAGAGCTGCAGGTTTGGATGGGCTGGATGGACCTCCTGAGAACCAACCGGAGCAAGTTGCTCCTAGATCTTGGGAACAGGGTCTCCTGGAAGATATTACTTAACTGAAGGCATGACCCTCCATTTCCCTCTCACCCACAGCCACTCAGTCGGCACAGTGGTATGCCTGGGGCCCCCCCAATATGCAGTGCCGCCTCTGTGCTTCCTGTTGGATCTACTGGAAGAAATATGGAGGCCTGAAGACCCCGACGCAACTCGAGGGAGCAGCGCGCAGCGTCACGGTAATGTTCCCTGAGAATATGCTCCCAGTGATCCTTGTTCTATGTATCATCAGAATgtcagaatcagctggctgttgtgaatttaacaagctgtgtgactgtggcctggtagttttagctcataACGTTTCGCCACCATCTGTGGCTAACATTCTCACAGACActtcacggtaagatgtgtttccatgGCCGAGGAGCATATCGTA from Sphaerodactylus townsendi isolate TG3544 linkage group LG01, MPM_Stown_v2.3, whole genome shotgun sequence harbors:
- the MTA2 gene encoding metastasis-associated protein MTA2 isoform X2; this translates as MAANMYRVGDYVYFENSSSNPYLVRRIEELNKTANGNVEAKVVCLFRRRDISSSLNSLADSNAREFEEESKQPSVSEQQRHQLKHRELFLSRQFESLPATHIRGKCSVTLLNETDVLSQYLDKEDCFFYSLVFDPVQKTLLADQGEIRVGCKYQAEIPDRLAEGESDNRNQQKMEMKVWDPDNPLTDRQIDQFLVVARAVGTFARALDCSSSIRQPSLHMSAAAASRDITLFHAMDTLQRNGYDLAKAMSTLVPQGGPVLCRDEMEEWSASEAMLFEEALEKYGKDFNDIRQDFLPWKSLASIVQFYYMWKTTDRYIQQKRLKAAEADSKLKQVYIPTYTKPNPNQIISVGSKPGMNGAGFQKGLTCESCHTTQSAQWYAWGPPNMQCRLCASCWIYWKKYGGLKTPTQLEGAARSVTEPHSRGHMSRPEAQSLSPYTTSANRAKLLAKNRQTFLLQTTKLTRIARRMCRDILQPRRAARRPYAPINANAIKAECSIRLPKAAKTPLKIHPLVRLPLATIVKELAAQAPLKPKTPRGTKTPINRNQLTPNRGLAGIVGKRAYESGPPQSPESPGDAPCCPPAQPATQSEVGAASPACGGPPGARSPSPSCQHQRAHHPGRLSAITSVAAPLGSL
- the MTA2 gene encoding metastasis-associated protein MTA2 isoform X1, translating into MAANMYRVGDYVYFENSSSNPYLVRRIEELNKTANGNVEAKVVCLFRRRDISSSLNSLADSNAREFEEESKQPSVSEQQRHQLKHRELFLSRQFESLPATHIRGKCSVTLLNETDVLSQYLDKEDCFFYSLVFDPVQKTLLADQGEIRVGCKYQAEIPDRLAEGESDNRNQQKMEMKVWDPDNPLTDRQIDQFLVVARAVGTFARALDCSSSIRQPSLHMSAAAASRDITLFHAMDTLQRNGYDLAKAMSTLVPQGGPVLCRDEMEEWSASEAMLFEEALEKYGKDFNDIRQDFLPWKSLASIVQFYYMWKTTDRYIQQKRLKAAEADSKLKQVYIPTYTKPNPNQIISVGSKPGMNGAGFQKGLTCESCHTTQSAQWYAWGPPNMQCRLCASCWIYWKKYGGLKTPTQLEGAARSVTEPHSRGHMSRPEAQSLSPYTTSANRAKLLAKNRQTFLLQTTKLTRIARRMCRDILQPRRAARRPYAPINANAIKAECSIRLPKAAKTPLKIHPLVRLPLATIVKELAAQAPLKPKTPRGTKTPINRNQLTPNRGLAGIVGKRAYESVAGGGLPFSANGRPMTSGMRSSTQPAIKRQKLNPADAPNPVVFVATKDTRALRKALSHLEMRRAARRPNLPLKVKLVLPHRPVVAPLVPVPPAHPASTSEPIILED